Proteins encoded within one genomic window of Alcanivorax sp. REN37:
- a CDS encoding amino acid adenylation domain-containing protein — protein MRELTAMQAACWLGRSIDAPLGAVAAHLYAEFDGWDLDPERCRRALETLGRQHPMLALSITADGRQQLPPQAPKLALEVDDFRTLEAAAQAAALLQKRQSWTHQTLALEQGQATRFSLSLLANGAVRLHVDADMTAVDPGSFRVLMNDFALFYQQADAAVNAPSFFQWWDRARSDQALRIAREQDRAWWRAQLPQLLPAPTLPLRAAGAAPHSDRLAAWLSPAQLQALRQCARQQRVTLSTLLLAVFAVCLGEACGDRRFRLNVPFFRRPALGMAVAQVVGEFANTLLIDVALDEAENLAALCQQLASQWQQRLSHSGYSGVELLRDLSRHHGSTQGAPVVFTAAVDLPEGELFAPAVQQVFGDMNWVVSQGPQVALDAQLVQWRGGLLLNWDVRLDALPQPWLSALFQRCLTQLQQLAATPAAVLSQPLQPDAGRRTPLTPLQQAYLLGRSEQLPLGGVAMQEFREYRGVMSAALLRQRLQTMAARHPALRTRIDAEQRCQWLLQSAPLNLQQEDWRAASADWIAAQLAVRRREEAHALCAADRPPWAITLFELPDAELVVFVRMDALIVDGRAIAQLMRELFEGEPAPSPPALPASVPSAAERDAAADYWAQQLAAVSGPPQLPWRTPLAQIARSHYARRSRTLGAAALKALRRAGAQQQLFLNSTLMALVLEVLSHWQEGGELCVAVPVAPPEDGPLANRSSFLALCWPQDGTPLAARAARLQQHVLTGLQHVSGAGVALARMLLERFRQGPVLPVVVTNGLSWPTAAADSPMQWCSGLTQTPQVALDLRFSHSVEGGLQFDADYAEQALGADVIEALLDALVRAVEQVVDSGDLALHSGRLIDTGHYAANNADDSAHSEPFLVTLAEHLFGGCQSGVALVQGEQQWSYAQLGAQVRRTMAGLQARGLQPGDTVMLCLPRSAEHITVMLACALLGLVWVPVDATAPPARQQYWLAQAQPALRVSLTAPPADVAWCTPQQLDSDAPAALPDADTLAARSLSRAAAYCLFTSGTTGQPKGVVLHNRATANVIGSTRAAWQLSADDVVMSVTPLHHDMSVFDLLGSFTSGATLVLPQAQEEKDALQWNRLVAQHRISVWCSVPAMVDMLLCCCRDQSLASLRLVAQGGDFIKPAVLAQLRRWAPQAQLYSLGGPTETTIWSIWHLINAADQPRVPYGRPLPGNQYWLLDEHGRHCPVGVRGRIHSSGVNLALGYLQPGGLSQQDFITVDDPDGRSLRAYRSGDCGRYRPDGVLMFDSRVDGYIKVRGVRLSLADIETELGRHGQVAQVLAVACGDAQQGELELGVVYVPVAGAALTTATLRDHARQCLPASHWPSRWCALPQLPLTANGKPDRAAAIAALSAPPPDPILAIYLDVLGHRQAPANVAATFAELGLRPQHLKPLCQRLAEAFSVQISPQQLLHCRTVADVEQLLAAHA, from the coding sequence ATGAGAGAGCTGACTGCAATGCAGGCTGCGTGCTGGCTGGGACGCAGTATTGATGCACCTTTGGGCGCCGTTGCCGCCCATCTTTACGCGGAATTCGATGGCTGGGATCTGGACCCAGAACGCTGCCGCCGGGCGCTGGAAACACTGGGTCGGCAGCATCCGATGCTGGCGCTGTCGATCACCGCCGACGGGCGCCAGCAGCTGCCACCGCAGGCGCCAAAGCTGGCGCTGGAGGTGGATGATTTTCGCACCCTTGAGGCCGCCGCGCAGGCCGCGGCGTTGCTGCAGAAACGCCAATCCTGGACTCATCAAACGCTGGCACTGGAGCAGGGCCAGGCGACCCGTTTTTCACTCAGTTTGCTGGCCAACGGAGCGGTGCGTTTGCACGTGGACGCCGATATGACGGCGGTGGATCCGGGCAGTTTTCGGGTGTTGATGAATGATTTTGCGCTGTTTTACCAACAGGCGGATGCTGCCGTTAATGCACCGTCGTTCTTCCAGTGGTGGGACCGCGCGCGAAGTGATCAGGCGCTGCGCATCGCCCGCGAGCAGGACCGTGCATGGTGGCGCGCGCAATTGCCGCAGTTATTGCCGGCGCCGACCCTGCCGCTGCGGGCTGCCGGCGCCGCGCCGCACAGTGATCGGCTGGCAGCTTGGCTATCGCCGGCCCAGCTGCAGGCGCTGCGCCAGTGCGCGCGCCAGCAACGGGTGACGTTGTCGACGTTGTTGCTGGCGGTGTTTGCGGTGTGCCTGGGTGAGGCCTGCGGCGACCGCCGTTTTCGCCTCAATGTGCCGTTTTTCCGGCGCCCAGCGCTGGGCATGGCGGTGGCACAGGTGGTTGGTGAATTCGCCAATACGTTGCTGATCGACGTGGCGTTGGATGAGGCTGAGAACTTGGCGGCGTTGTGCCAGCAACTGGCCAGCCAGTGGCAACAGCGGCTCAGCCACAGCGGTTATTCCGGCGTCGAGTTGCTGCGCGATTTGTCGCGCCACCACGGCAGCACCCAGGGTGCTCCAGTGGTGTTCACCGCCGCCGTGGACTTGCCGGAGGGCGAGCTGTTCGCGCCAGCGGTGCAGCAGGTGTTCGGCGATATGAACTGGGTGGTGTCGCAGGGCCCGCAGGTGGCGCTCGACGCGCAACTGGTGCAGTGGCGTGGTGGCCTGCTGCTGAACTGGGATGTGCGCCTTGATGCGCTGCCGCAGCCGTGGCTAAGCGCCCTGTTCCAACGCTGCCTGACGCAGTTGCAGCAGCTGGCGGCGACGCCGGCGGCGGTGTTGTCACAGCCGCTGCAGCCGGATGCCGGACGCCGCACGCCGCTGACGCCGCTGCAGCAAGCCTACCTGCTCGGGCGTTCCGAGCAGTTGCCGCTCGGCGGGGTGGCGATGCAGGAGTTTCGCGAATACCGCGGTGTGATGTCAGCGGCGCTGCTGCGTCAGCGGCTGCAGACCATGGCGGCGCGCCATCCGGCGCTGCGCACCCGCATCGATGCCGAGCAGCGCTGCCAGTGGCTGTTGCAGTCGGCGCCTCTGAACCTGCAACAGGAAGACTGGCGCGCGGCCAGTGCCGACTGGATCGCAGCACAGTTAGCCGTGCGGCGCCGGGAGGAGGCCCACGCGCTCTGTGCCGCCGACCGGCCGCCGTGGGCGATCACGCTGTTTGAGCTGCCGGATGCGGAGTTGGTGGTGTTCGTGCGCATGGATGCCCTGATCGTCGATGGCCGTGCCATCGCCCAGCTGATGCGCGAACTGTTCGAAGGCGAACCGGCGCCGTCGCCACCGGCATTGCCGGCTAGCGTGCCGAGCGCTGCTGAGCGGGACGCGGCAGCGGACTATTGGGCGCAGCAGTTGGCCGCTGTCAGCGGACCGCCGCAACTGCCGTGGCGGACACCGCTGGCGCAAATAGCACGCAGCCACTATGCCCGCCGCAGTCGCACGCTGGGTGCCGCAGCGTTGAAAGCACTGCGCCGCGCCGGCGCCCAACAGCAGCTGTTTCTCAACAGCACGCTGATGGCGCTGGTGTTGGAAGTGCTCAGCCACTGGCAGGAAGGCGGCGAGCTGTGTGTGGCGGTGCCGGTGGCGCCGCCGGAGGACGGACCCTTGGCCAACCGCTCCAGTTTTTTGGCGCTGTGCTGGCCGCAGGACGGCACGCCCTTGGCGGCCCGCGCCGCGCGTTTGCAGCAGCACGTGCTGACCGGCTTGCAGCATGTGTCCGGCGCCGGGGTGGCGTTGGCGCGCATGCTGTTGGAACGCTTCCGCCAAGGGCCGGTGTTACCCGTGGTGGTCACCAATGGTTTGTCTTGGCCCACCGCTGCTGCCGACAGCCCGATGCAATGGTGCAGTGGCCTCACTCAAACGCCGCAGGTGGCGTTGGATCTGCGCTTTAGCCACAGCGTCGAAGGCGGTCTGCAGTTCGACGCCGACTATGCCGAACAAGCACTGGGCGCTGATGTGATCGAGGCGCTGCTGGATGCGCTAGTGCGTGCGGTGGAGCAGGTGGTCGACAGCGGCGATCTGGCATTGCATAGCGGTCGCCTGATCGACACCGGCCACTACGCCGCCAACAACGCCGATGACAGCGCCCACAGTGAGCCATTCCTGGTGACGCTGGCAGAGCATCTGTTCGGCGGTTGCCAGTCCGGCGTGGCGTTGGTGCAGGGCGAACAGCAATGGAGCTATGCGCAACTGGGGGCGCAGGTGCGCCGCACCATGGCCGGGCTGCAAGCGCGTGGTTTGCAGCCTGGTGACACCGTGATGCTGTGCCTGCCGCGCAGTGCCGAGCACATCACGGTGATGTTGGCCTGCGCGCTGCTGGGGCTGGTGTGGGTGCCGGTGGATGCTACGGCGCCGCCGGCGCGGCAGCAGTATTGGCTGGCGCAGGCACAGCCGGCGCTGCGGGTGAGCCTCACCGCGCCGCCAGCGGACGTGGCTTGGTGTACGCCGCAGCAACTGGACAGCGACGCGCCCGCTGCGCTGCCAGATGCCGACACACTGGCGGCCCGTTCACTGAGTCGCGCCGCGGCCTACTGCCTGTTTACCTCCGGCACCACCGGCCAGCCGAAAGGCGTGGTGCTGCACAACCGCGCCACCGCCAATGTCATCGGCAGTACCCGCGCGGCCTGGCAGCTGAGCGCTGACGATGTGGTGATGTCGGTGACGCCGCTCCACCACGACATGTCGGTGTTCGACCTGCTGGGCAGCTTCACCAGCGGTGCCACGCTGGTGCTGCCGCAGGCGCAGGAGGAGAAAGACGCGCTGCAATGGAACCGGTTGGTAGCGCAGCACCGCATCAGTGTGTGGTGCTCGGTGCCGGCGATGGTGGACATGCTGCTGTGTTGTTGCCGCGACCAGTCGCTGGCGTCGCTGCGACTGGTGGCGCAGGGCGGCGATTTCATTAAGCCGGCGGTGCTGGCGCAGTTGCGCCGTTGGGCGCCGCAGGCGCAGCTGTATTCGCTCGGTGGCCCCACTGAAACCACCATCTGGAGCATCTGGCATCTGATCAACGCGGCGGATCAACCGCGCGTGCCCTATGGTCGGCCGTTGCCCGGTAATCAGTACTGGTTGCTCGATGAGCATGGCCGCCATTGCCCGGTGGGCGTGCGTGGCCGCATCCACAGCTCCGGCGTCAATCTGGCGCTCGGCTATCTGCAGCCGGGCGGCCTGTCCCAGCAGGATTTCATTACCGTCGACGACCCTGACGGCCGTTCGCTGCGGGCTTACCGCAGCGGCGACTGCGGCCGATACCGCCCCGACGGCGTGCTGATGTTCGACAGCCGTGTGGATGGCTACATCAAGGTGCGCGGCGTGCGGTTATCACTTGCCGATATCGAAACCGAATTGGGTCGCCATGGGCAGGTGGCGCAGGTGTTAGCGGTGGCGTGTGGAGACGCACAGCAGGGCGAATTGGAGTTGGGCGTGGTGTATGTGCCGGTGGCCGGCGCTGCGCTGACCACGGCGACGCTGCGAGACCATGCGCGCCAGTGCCTGCCGGCGTCGCACTGGCCGAGCCGCTGGTGCGCACTGCCGCAGTTGCCGCTCACCGCCAACGGCAAACCGGATCGCGCGGCCGCCATCGCCGCACTGAGCGCGCCGCCGCCGGACCCGATTTTGGCTATCTATCTGGATGTGCTCGGCCATCGCCAAGCGCCGGCCAATGTTGCGGCCACTTTTGCTGAGTTGGGCTTGCGGCCACAGCACCTGAAGCCGCTGTGCCAGCGGTTGGCGGAGGCGTTTTCGGTGCAGATTTCGCCGCAGCAATTGCTGCACTGCCGCACCGTGGCCGACGTGGAACAGCTACTGGCCGCACACGCTTGA
- a CDS encoding condensation domain-containing protein, giving the protein MQDHRATSTAADSLSDHEAEQWLLQQQQPQQLRPRAAIWLLDQLDTDALGAALTELAATEPALHARYRFSDDGELTKHWPTDAPPWSLAPLTCHGALATAVDRDTCDWDLATQPPLAIALLNSEDGLALRLQQHPVLAQPTPDQLFSALAQHYLAAAGQPLQARPVLLDTLPVSPQDQAEALILACFRRLLEQPTMGADDDFFDYGGHSLLATRIIGTLLAAHQLELRFNDFFEAPNAAALARRAQPAQRRPQQQALSSAPSQRVPMAWAQASLWRAQVAYQHGPVFNLPFALALPDGIDESVLEQAIADLVQRHSSLRTTYHGDALEGWQQVVPPDQLTHYRWFWSSADSIGLSLAQAAAHCFDLSAELPLRVRVLRDAASGAQQLSLLVHHLAVDEWSVNTLIQDLALAYQARSAGIAPPWPAPAAGFELFAAQQAAQPMDPAHLGYWTEQLQGARRGLTLPGMLPATSPSAAAAWLSRTLPSTLSAQLPRSARCYGSSLFGLVYTAIAATLHRLGQLPELVLGTSTAGRDDARFFDTVGYFTVMTAHRVRFAGNPSLAALLKQVTHTLNTSMQYADIPLEQVQQALGMGATDGLLFDVYVQIHADNALNGALTDAAGTRLRYRQIDADKTESMFGLQFEIMDDVLDDQRRLRLVVTYRVDRYPPTLVAQICDGVEAVLSALCDPQQAEQPLQHSTPA; this is encoded by the coding sequence ATGCAGGACCATCGCGCCACATCCACCGCCGCTGACTCGCTCTCTGACCACGAAGCGGAACAGTGGCTGCTGCAGCAACAGCAGCCGCAACAGCTGCGCCCCCGGGCGGCCATTTGGCTGCTCGACCAACTCGACACCGACGCCTTGGGCGCGGCGCTGACCGAGCTGGCCGCTACCGAGCCGGCACTGCACGCACGCTACCGCTTCAGCGATGACGGCGAGTTGACCAAGCACTGGCCCACCGACGCCCCGCCGTGGTCGCTGGCGCCCCTTACTTGCCACGGCGCGCTGGCGACCGCCGTGGATCGCGACACCTGCGACTGGGACCTGGCAACGCAGCCACCGCTTGCCATCGCGCTGCTCAACAGCGAGGACGGCCTCGCGCTGCGGCTGCAACAACATCCGGTGCTGGCACAGCCGACCCCGGACCAGCTGTTCAGCGCGCTGGCACAGCACTACCTGGCCGCTGCCGGGCAACCACTGCAGGCGCGCCCGGTGCTGCTGGATACCTTGCCCGTATCGCCACAGGACCAGGCCGAAGCGCTGATCCTTGCCTGCTTTCGGCGCTTGCTGGAGCAGCCCACCATGGGTGCCGACGACGATTTTTTCGATTACGGCGGCCACTCGTTGCTGGCCACCCGCATCATCGGCACCTTGCTGGCTGCGCATCAGTTGGAGCTGCGCTTTAACGATTTCTTCGAAGCCCCCAATGCCGCCGCGCTGGCCCGCCGCGCGCAACCGGCGCAGCGACGGCCACAGCAGCAAGCGCTGTCCAGCGCGCCGTCACAGCGGGTACCGATGGCTTGGGCACAGGCCTCGTTGTGGCGAGCGCAGGTGGCTTACCAGCATGGGCCGGTGTTCAACCTGCCGTTCGCGCTGGCGCTGCCGGACGGCATCGATGAATCAGTGCTAGAACAGGCGATCGCTGATCTGGTGCAGCGCCACAGCAGCCTGCGCACCACCTACCACGGTGACGCGTTGGAGGGTTGGCAGCAGGTCGTGCCGCCAGATCAACTGACGCACTACCGCTGGTTCTGGTCCAGCGCCGACAGCATCGGCCTCAGCCTGGCGCAGGCCGCCGCCCACTGTTTTGACCTGTCCGCCGAGCTGCCGCTGCGGGTGCGGGTACTGCGCGATGCCGCCAGCGGGGCGCAGCAGCTGTCATTGCTGGTGCATCACTTGGCTGTCGATGAATGGTCGGTCAACACCCTGATACAAGATCTGGCGCTGGCCTACCAAGCGCGCAGCGCGGGCATCGCACCACCGTGGCCGGCCCCCGCGGCCGGCTTTGAACTGTTTGCCGCCCAGCAGGCGGCACAGCCGATGGACCCGGCGCACTTGGGTTATTGGACCGAGCAGTTACAAGGCGCGCGCCGCGGGCTGACGCTGCCCGGCATGTTGCCGGCCACCTCGCCCTCCGCCGCCGCCGCGTGGCTCAGCCGCACCCTGCCGAGCACCCTATCTGCGCAGCTGCCGCGCAGCGCCCGCTGCTACGGCAGTTCATTGTTCGGACTGGTCTACACCGCCATCGCGGCCACCTTGCACCGGCTCGGGCAGCTGCCAGAGTTAGTGCTCGGCACCTCCACCGCCGGCCGCGACGATGCGCGCTTTTTCGACACCGTCGGCTACTTCACGGTGATGACCGCCCACCGGGTGCGGTTCGCCGGCAACCCGTCGCTGGCGGCGCTGCTCAAACAGGTCACCCACACCCTCAACACCTCGATGCAGTACGCCGACATTCCGTTGGAGCAGGTACAACAAGCGCTGGGCATGGGCGCCACAGACGGGCTGTTGTTCGATGTCTATGTGCAGATTCATGCCGACAATGCCCTTAACGGCGCGCTCACGGACGCGGCCGGCACGCGGCTGCGCTACCGCCAGATCGACGCCGACAAAACCGAATCCATGTTCGGGCTGCAATTTGAAATCATGGATGACGTGCTCGATGACCAGCGCCGGTTGCGGCTGGTGGTGACTTACCGGGTGGATCGTTATCCGCCCACGCTGGTGGCGCAAATCTGCGACGGCGTGGAAGCCGTGCTGAGCGCGCTCTGCGACCCCCAACAGGCCGAGCAACCCCTGCAGCACAGCACGCCCGCGTGA
- the basC gene encoding putative histamine N-monooxygenase, whose amino-acid sequence MTEHPDLDLAGIGIGPFNLGLAALLSRHTHKSAAFFERKPQFSWHQGLLLPGTTLQVPFLADLVTMADPTHPLSYLNYLHQHDRLYRFYYYDQFLIPRQEYDHYCRWAAQQLPACQFGSEVCDVGHDAARERFVVEVESQAGRSRWYSRDLAIGIGTRPWLPAWAENLTSENISHAADFSARQSQLSQRKSVTVMGSGQSAAECVLALLQGLTPEQVAAGASIQWVTRSVGFHPMEYSKLGQECFTPAYMDYFTALPRSQRRQLVTEQGLLYKGISASTIAAIYDLLYERSIAGAEPGLRLYSNCEVADAELLPGGAVRLHCRHRQLAQDCRLDCDAVVAATGYRHAWPHWFEHLKHSVLATDEHGDCLVDSDFIAQRQDGGRGRVFIQNAEVFQHGVGAPDLGIGAYRNAVIVNQLLGQAHYRIPATTAFQHYGLPPQ is encoded by the coding sequence GTGACGGAACACCCTGACCTGGACTTGGCCGGCATCGGTATCGGCCCATTTAACCTTGGTTTGGCAGCACTGCTGTCGCGCCACACCCACAAGAGCGCGGCGTTTTTTGAACGCAAACCGCAGTTTTCTTGGCATCAAGGGCTGTTGTTGCCCGGCACCACATTGCAGGTGCCGTTTTTGGCGGATTTGGTGACCATGGCCGACCCCACTCATCCGCTTAGTTACCTGAATTATCTGCACCAGCACGATCGGCTGTACCGGTTTTACTATTACGATCAGTTTCTGATTCCGCGCCAAGAATACGATCACTATTGCCGCTGGGCGGCGCAGCAGTTGCCTGCATGTCAGTTTGGCAGCGAAGTGTGCGACGTGGGCCATGATGCCGCGCGTGAACGCTTTGTAGTGGAGGTGGAGAGTCAGGCCGGCCGCAGTCGCTGGTACAGCCGAGACCTGGCCATTGGTATTGGCACGCGCCCCTGGTTGCCGGCTTGGGCAGAAAATTTAACTAGCGAAAATATCAGTCATGCAGCAGATTTTTCGGCGCGACAATCCCAACTTTCGCAACGTAAATCGGTCACCGTGATGGGTTCTGGACAAAGCGCTGCCGAGTGCGTGCTGGCGTTGCTGCAAGGATTGACGCCGGAGCAGGTGGCGGCGGGCGCGTCGATCCAGTGGGTGACGCGCTCGGTAGGCTTCCACCCGATGGAGTATTCCAAGCTTGGGCAAGAGTGTTTCACACCCGCCTACATGGACTATTTCACCGCCTTGCCGCGCTCGCAGCGACGCCAGTTGGTGACCGAGCAGGGGCTGCTCTACAAAGGCATCAGCGCGTCCACCATCGCTGCTATTTACGATTTGTTGTATGAGCGCTCCATCGCCGGTGCTGAGCCGGGGCTGCGGCTTTATTCCAATTGCGAGGTGGCGGACGCTGAACTGTTGCCCGGCGGCGCAGTGCGGCTGCATTGCCGGCATCGCCAGTTGGCGCAGGATTGCCGGCTAGATTGCGATGCGGTGGTGGCCGCCACCGGCTATCGCCACGCCTGGCCGCACTGGTTCGAACACCTAAAACACAGCGTGCTGGCCACCGATGAACACGGCGATTGTCTGGTCGACAGCGACTTCATCGCGCAGCGCCAAGACGGCGGCCGTGGTCGCGTGTTTATCCAGAACGCGGAAGTGTTTCAGCACGGTGTGGGCGCGCCGGACTTAGGCATTGGCGCTTACCGCAATGCGGTGATCGTTAATCAGCTGTTGGGGCAGGCTCATTACCGCATTCCGGCCACCACCGCGTTCCAACATTACGGGCTGCCGCCGCAATGA
- a CDS encoding iron chelate uptake ABC transporter family permease subunit — MNARWGLWLLVAALALAFLLVGSGFDVNYVIPKRATRLAAMVVAGVCIALSSVVFQTLAGNRILTPAIMGYEAIYLLFQSLLVLLLGAHSLVLLGRHGNALLSVALMLSYSWLLHRWLLRDRQHSVYLLLLTGLVLTMVLTTFTQFIQLKTSPGEFSILQGLNYTSFNRARPDQVLYSALAVAAVGWLLWRRVRVLDLLALGREQSLSLGEDYGRAVRLYLTLIAVLVAVSTSLVGPTAFMGVFVANITYALAGSSRHRVTLPMSCAIAIGLFIVAQFLVEQWFNYNTTVSILVNLVCGSYFLALMVRRRGTP; from the coding sequence ATGAACGCGCGCTGGGGGCTGTGGCTGCTGGTGGCGGCGCTGGCGCTGGCGTTTTTGTTGGTCGGCTCCGGCTTTGACGTCAACTATGTGATTCCGAAACGGGCGACACGGCTGGCGGCGATGGTGGTGGCCGGCGTCTGCATTGCGCTGTCGTCGGTGGTGTTCCAGACGCTGGCCGGCAACCGCATTCTGACGCCGGCGATCATGGGCTACGAAGCCATCTACCTGCTGTTCCAGTCGCTGCTGGTGCTGCTGCTTGGCGCGCACAGCTTGGTGCTGCTGGGCCGCCACGGCAATGCGTTGTTGTCGGTGGCCCTGATGCTGTCCTATTCGTGGCTGCTGCACCGCTGGTTGCTGCGCGATCGGCAGCACAGCGTTTACCTGCTGCTGCTCACCGGTCTGGTGCTGACCATGGTGTTGACCACCTTCACCCAGTTCATCCAGCTGAAAACCAGTCCCGGTGAATTTTCCATTCTGCAGGGCCTCAACTACACCTCGTTCAACCGCGCACGGCCAGACCAAGTGCTGTACTCCGCGCTGGCGGTGGCGGCGGTGGGCTGGCTGCTGTGGCGGCGAGTCCGGGTGCTGGATTTGCTGGCGCTGGGGCGCGAGCAATCGCTGTCGCTGGGCGAGGATTATGGCCGCGCGGTGCGCCTCTATTTGACGCTGATCGCGGTGTTGGTGGCGGTGTCCACCAGCTTGGTCGGGCCCACCGCGTTCATGGGCGTGTTCGTCGCCAACATCACCTATGCCCTGGCTGGCAGCAGCCGCCACCGGGTCACACTGCCGATGAGCTGTGCCATCGCCATCGGCCTGTTCATCGTTGCCCAGTTCTTGGTGGAGCAATGGTTCAACTACAACACCACCGTCAGCATCCTGGTGAACCTGGTATGCGGCAGCTACTTCCTGGCGCTGATGGTGCGACGCCGAGGCACGCCATGA
- a CDS encoding iron ABC transporter ATP-binding protein — protein sequence MIAVRHLEKSYGDRRVLEDICLEFPRGQVTALIGPNGAGKSTLLMAMARLLAPSAGDILLDGSDISAIPLREYAKRVATLRQTLDFNLRLTVEELVAFGRFPYSRGALTAADQQVVEQSLAFLSLLPLRQALLHELSGGQRQMAFLAMTVAQRTDLLLLDEPLNNLDMKHAVDIMRAARRLCDEHGRTVVMVVHDINFAANYADHMVAMRGGRVHSSGPVAQVVTRANLQDLYGLDLEIVPCRHGYLCNYFNPLPSGD from the coding sequence ATGATTGCTGTCCGCCATCTCGAAAAATCCTACGGCGACCGCCGCGTGCTGGAGGACATTTGCCTGGAGTTTCCGCGCGGCCAGGTCACCGCGCTGATCGGTCCCAACGGCGCCGGCAAGAGCACGCTGCTGATGGCCATGGCGCGGCTGCTGGCGCCGAGCGCCGGTGACATCCTGTTAGACGGCAGCGACATCAGCGCCATCCCGCTGCGCGAGTACGCCAAGCGGGTGGCCACGTTGCGGCAAACGCTGGATTTCAATTTGCGGCTGACGGTGGAAGAGCTGGTGGCGTTCGGCCGCTTCCCTTACAGCCGTGGCGCACTGACCGCGGCCGATCAACAGGTGGTGGAGCAGTCGCTGGCGTTCCTGTCATTGCTGCCGCTGCGCCAAGCGCTGCTGCATGAACTCAGCGGCGGCCAGCGGCAGATGGCGTTTTTGGCCATGACCGTGGCTCAGCGCACCGATCTACTGCTGCTGGATGAGCCGCTCAACAACCTCGACATGAAACACGCGGTGGACATCATGCGCGCCGCGCGCCGGCTGTGTGATGAGCACGGTCGCACCGTGGTGATGGTGGTGCATGACATCAATTTCGCCGCCAACTACGCCGACCACATGGTGGCGATGCGCGGCGGCCGGGTGCACAGCAGCGGCCCGGTGGCACAGGTGGTGACGCGCGCCAACCTGCAGGACCTGTACGGCCTAGACCTAGAGATCGTGCCGTGCCGACACGGCTACCTCTGCAATTACTTCAACCCTTTGCCTTCTGGAGACTGA
- a CDS encoding ABC transporter permease, translated as MLAEPNRLRRAALPLLLLVLALASLLVGAGELSWSALWQRNVDAWLTLTASRLPRLIALVLTGIGLAVCGVILQQIVRNRFVEPATSGGLDAAKLGILLSLTWLPAAGAGTRMAFALVCCFLASILYVVIVRRIRFNNTVLVPVIGLMYGAVLSAVAEFYAYRHNILQSMQGWLMGDFSRVVEGQYEIIYLILPIVVITYLYAHRFTVLGMGEDMAASLGLGYAATAALGLLLVSVTVAVSVIAVGAIPFVGLVIPNLVALRYGENLQRTLPLVAMWGAALLLACDILGRLLIYPFEVPIGITAGSIGGLLFLVLILRLHK; from the coding sequence ATGCTGGCTGAGCCCAACCGGTTGCGCCGTGCGGCGTTGCCGCTGTTGTTGCTGGTGTTGGCGTTGGCCTCGCTGCTGGTCGGAGCCGGCGAGCTGTCGTGGTCGGCGTTGTGGCAGCGCAACGTCGATGCGTGGTTGACGCTCACCGCCAGCCGCCTGCCACGGCTGATAGCGCTGGTGCTGACTGGCATCGGGCTGGCGGTGTGCGGTGTGATCTTGCAGCAGATCGTCCGCAACCGCTTTGTCGAACCGGCCACCTCCGGCGGCTTGGATGCGGCCAAGCTCGGCATCTTGCTGTCGCTGACTTGGCTGCCCGCTGCTGGCGCCGGCACCCGCATGGCGTTCGCGCTAGTGTGCTGCTTCTTGGCCAGCATCCTCTATGTGGTGATCGTGCGCCGCATTCGTTTCAACAACACCGTGCTGGTGCCGGTGATCGGCCTGATGTACGGCGCCGTGCTCAGTGCGGTGGCGGAGTTCTACGCCTACCGCCACAACATCCTGCAAAGCATGCAGGGCTGGTTGATGGGCGACTTCTCACGGGTGGTGGAAGGGCAGTACGAAATCATCTACCTGATCCTGCCGATCGTGGTGATCACCTACCTCTACGCCCACCGCTTCACGGTACTGGGCATGGGTGAAGACATGGCTGCCAGCCTCGGGCTCGGTTATGCCGCCACCGCTGCGCTGGGGCTGTTGTTGGTGTCGGTGACGGTGGCGGTGTCGGTGATCGCCGTGGGCGCGATTCCGTTTGTTGGGCTGGTGATCCCGAACCTGGTGGCACTGCGTTACGGCGAGAACCTGCAGCGCACGCTGCCGTTGGTGGCAATGTGGGGCGCGGCGCTGCTGCTGGCCTGCGACATTCTGGGCCGGCTGCTGATTTATCCGTTTGAAGTGCCAATCGGCATCACCGCCGGCAGCATCGGTGGGCTGCTGTTCCTGGTGCTGATCCTGAGGCTGCACAAATGA